In Oryza glaberrima chromosome 8, OglaRS2, whole genome shotgun sequence, the following are encoded in one genomic region:
- the LOC127781165 gene encoding cysteine-rich receptor-like protein kinase 43 isoform X1 has protein sequence MCSVHEGAVAAREMAAAVLNALAPAATVAQLAGADAAGLVSAILQAVRAARRNRRECRLLARRAMMVGDLLRLLPPESETMRRPEVRRALDGLGGALRQALELVESCQESGAVRGLMTAGRQAEQFREVQGEINDYMLLFPVVSHIDITRRLDLIYGLLLPADSQPHQMPEDAPGSPGDHFEADVRNVEITAAEVIPFESNQTITEPFEFGEHQVAGHQEGLEELLSKVQRLKWLCWWSQHDSLERPSTYDLLKAATNNFSSKSKIASGGWATVYKAQMRNSLEIAIKVYPMGTGEKRVFSQYERELNLLTKLQHTNIIKLLGHCTGEWELILIYEYMPNGSLDKFIHGPNREVSFDWFSCFKIIQGIAEGLLYLHTYEAEICIVHRDLKPSNILLDSDMNAKIGDFGIAKTISPARLQDTYVSGTFGYIAPEYLRGGILSTKVDVYAYGVILLEIITGRRSCIPCLKDDEYVHLTEYAWDLWRTGRSAELLDAALRNEARIAEITSCIQIALLCVQKDPADRPSMLDVLAMLRDEKIVAAPKKPGDLLLGDETSVESGDLLLGEETSGEAAHWFASSGATCSSTEFTVPR, from the exons ATGTGCTCCGTTCATGAGGGGGCAGTTGCCGCGagagagatggcggcggcggtgctgaaCGCCctcgcgccggcggccaccgtcgcgcagctcgccggcgcggacgcggcgggGCTGGTGTCGGCGATCCTGCAGGCGGTGCGGGCGGCCCGGCGGAACCGGAGGGAGTGCCGCCTCCTGGCGCGGCGCGCGATGATGGTGGGCGacctgctgcggctgctgccgcCGGAGTCGGAGACGatgcggcggccggaggtgagGCGGGCGCTGGACGGGCTGGGCGGCGCGCTCCGGCAGGCGCTGGAGCTCGTGGAATCGTGCCAGGAGAGCGGCGCCGTGCGCGGCTTGATGACGGCGGGGAGGCAGGCGGAGCAGTTCAGGGAGGTGCAGGGCGAGATCAACGACTACATGCTGCTCTTCCCCGTCGTCAGCCACATCGACATCACCCGCCGCCTCGACCTGATTTACGGCCTGCTGCTTCCTGCAGACTCTCAACCCCACCAG ATGCCAGAGGATGCGCCAGGTTCACCTGGCGACCATTTTGAAGCTGATGTTAG GAATGTGGAGATCACTGCAGCTGAGGTAATTCCGTTTGAAAGCAATCAAACTATAACAGAGCCTTTTGAGTTCGGTGAACACCAAGTAGCAG GTCATCAGGAAGGTTTGGAAGAGCTGCTGTCCAAAGTGCAGAGGTTGAAATGGCTTTGCTGGTGGTCTCAGCATGATTCTCTAG AGCGTCCATCAACTTATGACTTATTAAAGGCTGCTACAAATAATTTCTCATCTAAAAGTAAAATTGCAAGTGGGGGTTGGGCTACTGTTTACAAG GCTCAAATGCGTAATAGTCTTGAGATTGCAATCAAAGTATATCCTATGGGCACGGGAGAAAAACGTGTATTTTCCCAGTACGAAAGGGAGCTTAATTTACTTACGAAGCTTCAGCATACGAATATAATTAAACTTCTTGGACACTGCACTGGAGAATGGGAGCTGATTTTgatatatgaatatatgccCAATGGGAGCTTGGACAAATTTATACATG GCCCAAATAGAGAAGTATCGTTTGACTGGTTTTCGTGCTTCAAAATAATTCAAGGGATAGCAGAGGGTCTGCTCTATCTACACACGTATGAAGCTGAGATATGCATTGTGCATAGGGATTTGAAACCGAGCAACATTCTGCTTGATTCAGATATGAATGCTAAGATAGGTGATTTTGGTATAGCTAAAACTATAAGCCCGGCACGGCTGCAAGACACATATGTATCAGGCACATT TGGGTATATTGCTCCTGAATATCTTCGTGGAGGTATTTTATCAACAAAGGTTGATGTATATGCCTATGGTGTCATTCTTCTAGAGATTATTACTGGCAGGAGGTCCTGTATTCCCTGTCTAAAAGATGATGAGTATGTGCATTTAACTGAGTAT GCCTGGGATCTATGGAGAACCGGAAGATCAGCTGAGCTTCTAGATGCAGCATTGCGCAATGAGGCTCGAATTGCTGAGATAACAAGCTGCATTCAGATAGCGTTGTTGTGTGTTCAGAAGGATCCGGCTGACCGGCCTTCCATGTTGGATGTGCTTGCGATGCTAAGAGATGAGAAGATTGTAGCTGCCCCTAAGAAACCAGGTGATCTTCTCCTTGGAGACGAAACGAGCGTAGAGTCAGGTGATCTTCTCCTTGGAGAGGAAACGAGTGGAGAGGCTGCACATTGGTTCGCAAGCAGCGGCGCTACTTGCAGTTCTACTGAGTTCACGGTGCCCCGGTGA
- the LOC127781165 gene encoding L-type lectin-domain containing receptor kinase IX.2-like isoform X3 yields MCSVHEGAVAAREMAAAVLNALAPAATVAQLAGADAAGLVSAILQAVRAARRNRRECRLLARRAMMVGDLLRLLPPESETMRRPEVRRALDGLGGALRQALELVESCQESGAVRGLMTAGRQAEQFREVQGEINDYMLLFPVVSHIDITRRLDLIYGLLLPADSQPHQMPEDAPGSPGDHFEADVRNVEITAAEVIPFESNQTITEPFEFGEHQVAGHQEGLEELLSKVQRLKWLCWWSQHDSLERPSTYDLLKAATNNFSSKSKIASGGWATVYKAQMRNSLEIAIKVYPMGTGEKRVFSQYERELNLLTKLQHTNIIKLLGHCTGEWELILIYEYMPNGSLDKFIHGPNREVSFDWFSCFKIIQGIAEGLLYLHTYEAEICIVHRDLKPSNILLDSDMNAKIGDFGIAKTISPARLQDTYVSGTFGYIAPEYLRGGILSTKVDVYAYGVILLEIITGRRSCIPCLKDDEPGIYGEPEDQLSF; encoded by the exons ATGTGCTCCGTTCATGAGGGGGCAGTTGCCGCGagagagatggcggcggcggtgctgaaCGCCctcgcgccggcggccaccgtcgcgcagctcgccggcgcggacgcggcgggGCTGGTGTCGGCGATCCTGCAGGCGGTGCGGGCGGCCCGGCGGAACCGGAGGGAGTGCCGCCTCCTGGCGCGGCGCGCGATGATGGTGGGCGacctgctgcggctgctgccgcCGGAGTCGGAGACGatgcggcggccggaggtgagGCGGGCGCTGGACGGGCTGGGCGGCGCGCTCCGGCAGGCGCTGGAGCTCGTGGAATCGTGCCAGGAGAGCGGCGCCGTGCGCGGCTTGATGACGGCGGGGAGGCAGGCGGAGCAGTTCAGGGAGGTGCAGGGCGAGATCAACGACTACATGCTGCTCTTCCCCGTCGTCAGCCACATCGACATCACCCGCCGCCTCGACCTGATTTACGGCCTGCTGCTTCCTGCAGACTCTCAACCCCACCAG ATGCCAGAGGATGCGCCAGGTTCACCTGGCGACCATTTTGAAGCTGATGTTAG GAATGTGGAGATCACTGCAGCTGAGGTAATTCCGTTTGAAAGCAATCAAACTATAACAGAGCCTTTTGAGTTCGGTGAACACCAAGTAGCAG GTCATCAGGAAGGTTTGGAAGAGCTGCTGTCCAAAGTGCAGAGGTTGAAATGGCTTTGCTGGTGGTCTCAGCATGATTCTCTAG AGCGTCCATCAACTTATGACTTATTAAAGGCTGCTACAAATAATTTCTCATCTAAAAGTAAAATTGCAAGTGGGGGTTGGGCTACTGTTTACAAG GCTCAAATGCGTAATAGTCTTGAGATTGCAATCAAAGTATATCCTATGGGCACGGGAGAAAAACGTGTATTTTCCCAGTACGAAAGGGAGCTTAATTTACTTACGAAGCTTCAGCATACGAATATAATTAAACTTCTTGGACACTGCACTGGAGAATGGGAGCTGATTTTgatatatgaatatatgccCAATGGGAGCTTGGACAAATTTATACATG GCCCAAATAGAGAAGTATCGTTTGACTGGTTTTCGTGCTTCAAAATAATTCAAGGGATAGCAGAGGGTCTGCTCTATCTACACACGTATGAAGCTGAGATATGCATTGTGCATAGGGATTTGAAACCGAGCAACATTCTGCTTGATTCAGATATGAATGCTAAGATAGGTGATTTTGGTATAGCTAAAACTATAAGCCCGGCACGGCTGCAAGACACATATGTATCAGGCACATT TGGGTATATTGCTCCTGAATATCTTCGTGGAGGTATTTTATCAACAAAGGTTGATGTATATGCCTATGGTGTCATTCTTCTAGAGATTATTACTGGCAGGAGGTCCTGTATTCCCTGTCTAAAAGATGATGA GCCTGGGATCTATGGAGAACCGGAAGATCAGCTGAGCTTCTAG
- the LOC127781165 gene encoding LRR receptor-like serine/threonine-protein kinase RGI1 isoform X2 has protein sequence MCSVHEGAVAAREMAAAVLNALAPAATVAQLAGADAAGLVSAILQAVRAARRNRRECRLLARRAMMVGDLLRLLPPESETMRRPEVRRALDGLGGALRQALELVESCQESGAVRGLMTAGRQAEQFREVQGEINDYMLLFPVVSHIDITRRLDLIYGLLLPADSQPHQMPEDAPGSPGDHFEADVRNVEITAAEVIPFESNQTITEPFEFGEHQVAGHQEGLEELLSKVQRLKWLCWWSQHDSLGPNREVSFDWFSCFKIIQGIAEGLLYLHTYEAEICIVHRDLKPSNILLDSDMNAKIGDFGIAKTISPARLQDTYVSGTFGYIAPEYLRGGILSTKVDVYAYGVILLEIITGRRSCIPCLKDDEYVHLTEYAWDLWRTGRSAELLDAALRNEARIAEITSCIQIALLCVQKDPADRPSMLDVLAMLRDEKIVAAPKKPGDLLLGDETSVESGDLLLGEETSGEAAHWFASSGATCSSTEFTVPR, from the exons ATGTGCTCCGTTCATGAGGGGGCAGTTGCCGCGagagagatggcggcggcggtgctgaaCGCCctcgcgccggcggccaccgtcgcgcagctcgccggcgcggacgcggcgggGCTGGTGTCGGCGATCCTGCAGGCGGTGCGGGCGGCCCGGCGGAACCGGAGGGAGTGCCGCCTCCTGGCGCGGCGCGCGATGATGGTGGGCGacctgctgcggctgctgccgcCGGAGTCGGAGACGatgcggcggccggaggtgagGCGGGCGCTGGACGGGCTGGGCGGCGCGCTCCGGCAGGCGCTGGAGCTCGTGGAATCGTGCCAGGAGAGCGGCGCCGTGCGCGGCTTGATGACGGCGGGGAGGCAGGCGGAGCAGTTCAGGGAGGTGCAGGGCGAGATCAACGACTACATGCTGCTCTTCCCCGTCGTCAGCCACATCGACATCACCCGCCGCCTCGACCTGATTTACGGCCTGCTGCTTCCTGCAGACTCTCAACCCCACCAG ATGCCAGAGGATGCGCCAGGTTCACCTGGCGACCATTTTGAAGCTGATGTTAG GAATGTGGAGATCACTGCAGCTGAGGTAATTCCGTTTGAAAGCAATCAAACTATAACAGAGCCTTTTGAGTTCGGTGAACACCAAGTAGCAG GTCATCAGGAAGGTTTGGAAGAGCTGCTGTCCAAAGTGCAGAGGTTGAAATGGCTTTGCTGGTGGTCTCAGCATGATTCTCTAG GCCCAAATAGAGAAGTATCGTTTGACTGGTTTTCGTGCTTCAAAATAATTCAAGGGATAGCAGAGGGTCTGCTCTATCTACACACGTATGAAGCTGAGATATGCATTGTGCATAGGGATTTGAAACCGAGCAACATTCTGCTTGATTCAGATATGAATGCTAAGATAGGTGATTTTGGTATAGCTAAAACTATAAGCCCGGCACGGCTGCAAGACACATATGTATCAGGCACATT TGGGTATATTGCTCCTGAATATCTTCGTGGAGGTATTTTATCAACAAAGGTTGATGTATATGCCTATGGTGTCATTCTTCTAGAGATTATTACTGGCAGGAGGTCCTGTATTCCCTGTCTAAAAGATGATGAGTATGTGCATTTAACTGAGTAT GCCTGGGATCTATGGAGAACCGGAAGATCAGCTGAGCTTCTAGATGCAGCATTGCGCAATGAGGCTCGAATTGCTGAGATAACAAGCTGCATTCAGATAGCGTTGTTGTGTGTTCAGAAGGATCCGGCTGACCGGCCTTCCATGTTGGATGTGCTTGCGATGCTAAGAGATGAGAAGATTGTAGCTGCCCCTAAGAAACCAGGTGATCTTCTCCTTGGAGACGAAACGAGCGTAGAGTCAGGTGATCTTCTCCTTGGAGAGGAAACGAGTGGAGAGGCTGCACATTGGTTCGCAAGCAGCGGCGCTACTTGCAGTTCTACTGAGTTCACGGTGCCCCGGTGA
- the LOC127781307 gene encoding uncharacterized protein LOC127781307, with amino-acid sequence MEILCEGDSKDGLDIRRYGTVVDQLTEMLVKDKQCQISAAAILEYLCSRFLKSCQLSKQDAINLLTTVLGLILSSNTERNTVAGSDSSNYAGAATEARGSDYSAIARDEESQPPKDAVQDKSPTEQDDKLSQEKKLLAALLSLTMVICEKLIDADDFSNVAHVDRELLKKLIEIIDVNNDATADCLRIVKLSCQVAILAIQHKLSCAKDFNEHDRNHVLTKASENLLELDKCMFFAGNDHEAIKPARSLSSLVKEAQERFKEAQARAR; translated from the exons ATGGAAATCTTGTGTGAAGGCGACTCCAAGGATGGTTTGGATATAAGGAGATACGGCACCGTGGTTGATCAACTCACTGAAATGCTTGTCAAGGACAAGCAGTGCCAGATTAGCGCAGCAGCAATATTGGAGTACCTATGTTCTCGCTTCCTGAAGAGCTGCCAACTATCGAAGCAGGATGCCATCAATCTTTTGACAACG GTTCTGGGCCTAATATTGTCCAGTAATACGGAAAGAAATACAGTGGCAGGTTCAGATTCAAGCAACTATGCAGGTGCTGCGACAGAGGCGAGAGGAAGCGACTATTCTGCAATAGCCAGAGATGAAGAAAGCCAACCGCCAAAAGATGCCGTTCAGGACAAGTCCCCTACGGAGCAAGATGATAAACTATCTCAGGAAAAGAAATTGCTTGCGGCCTTGCTATCCCTTACAATGGTGATATGCGAGAAACTGATTGATGCAGATGACTTCTCTAATGTTGCTCATGTGGACAGAGAACTGTTGAAGAAGCTGATAGAGATAATAGATGTAAATAACGATGCCACAGCTGACTGTCTGAGAATAGTGAAGCTTTCCTGTCAGGTGGCTATACTAGCAATTCAGCACAAACTGAGCTGCGCCAAGGACTTCAATGAACATGATCGAAATCATGTACTGACCAAGGCTTCAGAGAACTTGTTAGAACTTGATAAATGCATGTTCTTTGCTGGTAATGATCATGAGGCAATCAAGCCTGCTagatctctctcttctcttgtgAAAGAAGCACAAGAACGCTTCAAGGAAGCACAAGCTAGAGCCAGGTAA